The following nucleotide sequence is from Anaerobranca gottschalkii DSM 13577.
AAAAAGGTAATGTATAAAGCAGAAAATGTGGGAATAAAAGTAATACTTGTAGATGAGAGTTATACAAGTGGAACATCATTTTTAGATAATGAATTGCCTATAAAAGAAAACTACAACAAATCAAGACGAATCCATAGAGGTCTATTTAGGACTAATAATGGCACTTT
It contains:
- a CDS encoding zinc ribbon domain-containing protein, whose translation is KKVMYKAENVGIKVILVDESYTSGTSFLDNELPIKENYNKSRRIHRGLFRTNNGTLINADLNGAYQIMKKVFPNAFSEGIEGVGLHPIRVNIA